Part of the Tolypothrix sp. PCC 7910 genome, CGATTTAATTTTAGTCCCTGGCGTAAAAATTTCGGATGAAATTGTCAATCAAGAAGTTCCCAATGTTGGCGCAGGTTTAATAGAAGCATTTGCTTATATTGCCGCTTCCTTTTTAATTGCGTGGTGTCTTTAAGAATTTGAATTGTAGGGTGCGTTACGCTGACGCTAACGCACCGTCGCATACATGGTATGTTATTGTTATTAATATTTAAATAATTCCTTTAATAGAATTGGTTACGAAATAATTATCTTCAAACTAACGCACTATATACGCGGCGGTGCGTTACGGCTAAATTTAATTGTCTCTAATGATCAAATTCTCTCATAGCCGTAACACACCCTACATTGCAATACCTGTCGGTTAAGGGCAAAAGGGAAAGGGTAAAAGGGGCAAGAAAAAACCTTTAACCCTTACCCTTTCACCTTTTCCCCAAACTAAATTAAGAGTTGAAAATCCTTAACCGAGCAGTATTGCACTACATGAATTGCTATATGAGAAAGTTGATTAACCACTGATACTTAAATAATTCCAGTTAGCCATGCTTTCACACTCAGTAATTTGCTTGGTGAGAATCTGCGCTAATAGCTTAGCCTTTTGCTGATTATCTTTTTGGTAGTCACATATATGAATATCTATGGTAACTTTTGCCTGTTCTGGCCAAAAGTGCAATACTACATGAGATTCTGCTAGTAAAATAACAGCGGAAACTCCCTGAGGTTGGAATGCATAAGCCAGTTCACCAACAATAGTTAGTTGAGCGATATGGGCCGCATTTTTCATAACTTTGATAAAATCTGCGGTTTCCCAACTGAAAACAGTCTGTGAAGCTGGCAAAATTGCGTAAAAATGATGGGACTGAATCACCTATGCAAGTCTTGGGTTTTAATCATCAAAGGGAATTGTATGCTCAAGCGTAACAGTAGCATGATGCTTGTGTATGATACAGAAGTATAGTATGATTACCCAAAACAACATACGCTTAACTATATTGCTGCAAACATAGCACCAGCTAAGGCAGTATGTAGTTTAGTGGATGCTCCTTTAGGTGCATCAACCCCGAACCACAAGCATTAAAATTAAACATTTTTTACACTTTAATCTTACCAAGCTGACTTAGAAAAGTAGCGCGGTAGGTAGCAGGGAGCAGGAGAGAGCAGGGACGGGGAAAAAGCAGAAATAACGAATGAAAAATTACAAATTACAAACTAAAAACAATTAAAAATCTTTATTCGTTATTCTAAATATGCAGTACATGAGGACTAACTAGAGAAACTCATTGATATGTCCTCGATGGCAAATAGAAACTTCGCCATCGTTGATTACAGATATCTTAATTTCAAGAATGCGGTCAAGGATCTATTCATAGAGAAATTGCTTTCTCTAGGAGATGCGATCGCCTACGCTCTGTGTTGTATTTTTTTGAATACAAGGACAAATCAAACAGCCACAGGAGCATCTATAGATTGCTTAGTTAAATCCAACACCTGATAACTATTGCCTAGGCTAATTGGACTCATAATGACTAAAGTTTATATTCTGGATGCCAATAAACAACCCTTGTATCCCATACACATCAGCCACGCCAGAAAGCTATTGTCTCAAGGAGATGCAAAAGTATTCCGGCGATATCCATTTACTATCATTTTAAAGGAGGTTCTGACACAGTCTAGGTTAGAGCAACTTGGTTTTAAGATTGACCCTGATGTAAATTAAATTAGTACATGACAACGTACATTAATCCCCGTACTTAGACAAGCTCAAAGCTTTACAAAATAAGCATTTTTCCTCTTAAATTTGACTTTTAACCTTTTGCCTTTTTGTACTAGTAACGCTGTGCGAAGTTTAGATGTTTCAAATTAAAAAATTTTGTTAACTAGGCTTGTAGCTATCTTGCCACTATGTAGTAGTGAGCAGTAGCTCTAATACTTAGCAAAACTTTTAATCCCTAGGTGAATCCAAAGGATAGAGTAAGGCTAAAGGCAGGTTATGGTAAGCTAAAGCAACTCTAATTTGTATATGTGATATCAATTTATATTTTGAATTGAGAATCGCCTTGTGGGTCTTAGGTTCTATTAGTGCCTACGTACCAATCATTGGTCAAATTAGTATGAATTTGATCAATTGCTTGTGCAACTTTGTCCTATTGCGGCGAAGCGGCCTTTAGCTAGTTGCTTTGGCAATTTATATCCGTTAAATTATGCAAATTTAATTATGTGATAGCTGAGTTTGATTTTTGTTTACTGTATTAAAATCAACATTTTTGCGGATCTAGAGCCTAACTAAGGCTATCCTCACCAAAGGCAAGAGTATCTTTTATTCATGCCGATTGCTTGGTGAACCAA contains:
- a CDS encoding S-adenosylmethionine decarboxylase family protein; translated protein: MPASQTVFSWETADFIKVMKNAAHIAQLTIVGELAYAFQPQGVSAVILLAESHVVLHFWPEQAKVTIDIHICDYQKDNQQKAKLLAQILTKQITECESMANWNYLSISG
- a CDS encoding RRXRR domain-containing protein codes for the protein MTKVYILDANKQPLYPIHISHARKLLSQGDAKVFRRYPFTIILKEVLTQSRLEQLGFKIDPDVN